A stretch of the Lactuca sativa cultivar Salinas chromosome 9, Lsat_Salinas_v11, whole genome shotgun sequence genome encodes the following:
- the LOC122196261 gene encoding uncharacterized protein LOC122196261 produces the protein MSISESELHCITNPNDFTFCDTREGKYHQKQDGNENPLCFSSPLWSKNVPSSYTCPSSPTKSIAEGRKELMEMINSNLPESCYELSFEDIVLKDRSNSVSMMEERVDMKLDLEKKRKGTKKSQISRSVSLDTGVFLLKTFVPGSFGPKKHKVSQSTSDGDLRKPHVDVKRWKTWPFGERLWKLYGCLCTSKPTNQRGCIFF, from the coding sequence ATGTCGATTTCTGAATCAGAACTCCATTGCATTACAAACCCAAATGATTTTACATTCTGCGACACCCGAGAAGGAAAATATCATCAAAAACAAGATGGAAATGAAAATCCTTTGTGTTTTTCATCACCGCTTTGGTCGAAAAATGTTCCTTCTAGTTACACTTGTCCATCATCTCCCACGAAGTCCATTGCGGAGGGAAGGAAAGAGCTCATGGAAATGATCAACAGTAACTTGCCTGAATCGTGTTATGAGTTGTCCTTTGAAGACATAGTGTTGAAGGATCGGAGTAACTCGGTATCGATGATGGAAGAGAGGGTTGATATGAAGCTCGATTTGGAGAAAAAGAGAAAAGGTACGAAAAAGAGTCAAATTTCAAGGAGTGTGAGCCTTGATACTGGAGTTTTTCTTCTCAAGACTTTCGTCCCTGGTTCATTTGGCCCAAAGAAACATAAGGTTTCTCAAAGTACGTCAGATGGTGATTTGAGGAAACCTCATGTTGATGTGAAACGATGGAAGACATGGCCTTTCGGTGAACGGTTGTGGAAGCTTTATGGATGTTTGTGTACAAGTAAACCAACAAACCAAAGGGGGTGCATTTTCTTTTGA